In Alkalihalobacillus sp. FSL W8-0930, a single window of DNA contains:
- a CDS encoding CPCC family cysteine-rich protein produces the protein MKHTRFACLCCGYKTLDEEPPGTYEICGVCFWEDDDYQYTYQNETGANRVSIREAKRNFLEFGACEKESIPHTRKPKPNEM, from the coding sequence ATGAAGCACACAAGATTCGCTTGCCTTTGCTGCGGCTACAAGACACTAGACGAAGAACCACCTGGTACATATGAGATCTGCGGAGTATGTTTCTGGGAAGATGACGACTACCAATACACGTATCAAAATGAAACAGGAGCCAATCGCGTATCCATTAGAGAGGCCAAACGAAACTTTCTCGAGTTCGGCGCATGTGAGAAGGAAAGTATTCCGCATACACGTAAGCCAAAACCAAATGAGATGTAA